The DNA sequence CGATGCCCGCGCGCGGCACATTGGCCAGGGCTGGGCAATGGTGTAACAGGCCGTTCAGGAGCGTGCCGCTCCAGTTGCCGGCGGCCGGATGGACCACCAGCCCGGCCGGCTTGTTCAAGATGATGATGGACTTGTCCTCGTGCAGGATGTCCAGCGCCATGGCTTCGGGCGCATAGGGCTGGTCGGCCGGCACCGCCTGCGGCGCCACCTCCACCAGCTCATCGCCCAGCATGGTCATCTTGCCCTTGGCGGGCGCGCCATCGACGGTCACATGGCCGTCTTCGATCCATTGCTGGATGCGGCTGCGCGAGAATTCAGGCATGAGGCCAGACAAGACCTTGTCCAAGCGCTGGCCGACGACCTCATCGTCAAGGCGGAAAGTCAAGGGCTCCAGGCCAGGGACGCCATCGTCGCCGGCTTGCTCGCCGTCATCGAAATCGTCCTCCAGCGGGAGGTCGGTCTTTACAGGCTCATCGCCATTTGTAATCGGAAGGGGTTTCTTACGTGACATCAGCTATAATCGCCGGATCGGGTTGATTGTATTTCGGGTATCGATGCAGCCGGCTCGGGAAGGCGCTTCACGCCATGCACAACTGATAAGTCCCAGACAAGCACACAAGAGTCATGCACAAAATCTTATTGAAGTTCTTCATCATCGGTTTTGCCCTCTCGCTCACCGCCTGCGGCCTGTTGCCGGAACAAAAGGATGAGACGGTCGGCTGGTCTGCCGCCAAATTATACTCGGAAGCCAAGGATGAACTGAATGCCGGCGGCTACGACAAGGCCATCAAGTACTTCGAGAAGCTGGAATCGCGCTATCCCTTCGGCACTTATGCCCAGCAGGCGCAGATGGACATCGCCTACGCCTACTACCGCCAGAACGAGCAGGCGCAAGGGCTGGCGGCGGTGGACCGCTTCATCAAGCTGCACCCCAACCACCCCAATGTGGACTACATGTACTACCTGCGTGGCCTGATCAATTTCAATGATCGCACCAGCATCTTCGACACCTTCACCGACCAGGACAACACCGAACGCGACCCCAAGGCCATGCGTGACGCCTTCGATTCGTTCAAGCTGCTGGCCGAACGTTTCCCGGAAAGCAAGTACACCCCGGACGCCATTGCCCGCATGAAATACCTGGTCAATGCCATGGCCCAGTATGACGTCCACGTGGCCAGCTACTACTATCGCCGCGGTGCCTATGTCTCAGCCGCCAACCGCGCCCAGGCTGC is a window from the Herbaspirillum rubrisubalbicans genome containing:
- a CDS encoding outer membrane protein assembly factor BamD, giving the protein MHKILLKFFIIGFALSLTACGLLPEQKDETVGWSAAKLYSEAKDELNAGGYDKAIKYFEKLESRYPFGTYAQQAQMDIAYAYYRQNEQAQGLAAVDRFIKLHPNHPNVDYMYYLRGLINFNDRTSIFDTFTDQDNTERDPKAMRDAFDSFKLLAERFPESKYTPDAIARMKYLVNAMAQYDVHVASYYYRRGAYVSAANRAQAAIKQYPDSPANEEALFILMHSYEALGQTKLKEDTERIIQATYPNSPWYHGGPKKKDNPWWKIW